A window of the Cellvibrio sp. pealriver genome harbors these coding sequences:
- a CDS encoding tryptophan halogenase family protein, giving the protein MSDLVKQILIVGGGTAGWLTAAKLAKELNSKSTDAVQVTLIESPDVPTIGVGEGTWPTMRATLQKLGIDEAEFMRYCNASFKQGSKFINWRKTPSNDQSNFYYNHFTSLQNPEQFNLAPYWSLGYAGDISYADAVSFQGSVCEKGLAPKKITTAQYEGIQSYAYHLDAARFADFLKTHCTEKLGVKHLFGHIRQVNQDQDGYITSIDTEEHGVIAAEFFVDCSGFSALIIGKTLDVPFKSISDKLFVDHAIAIQVPYQDEHNDPVATQTLSTAQNYGWIWDIGLTNRRGTGYVYSSHYTDHESAEQTLRRYLGPQADHLASRRIKMNIGWRERFWKKNCVAIGMSAAFIEPLEASAIFLIEAAGNMLADQFPRTRHEMQSVAKKFNRSFLYRWDKSVEFIKMHYFLSRRDDTQFWIDNRNPETVPTALMDRLEHWKSHPPSRYDFDNVYEPFPLESYQYILYGLDFQMDINHKKSAYQMVDYAQKQFSRVKELAEIAAKELPTHRDLLNKIRTYNFQSI; this is encoded by the coding sequence ATGAGTGACTTAGTAAAACAAATATTAATTGTTGGCGGAGGCACTGCAGGCTGGTTAACTGCTGCAAAACTGGCAAAGGAACTCAATAGCAAGTCAACTGATGCAGTACAAGTAACATTAATTGAATCTCCAGATGTTCCCACTATCGGCGTGGGCGAAGGCACATGGCCAACAATGCGTGCCACACTTCAAAAATTAGGGATAGATGAAGCTGAGTTTATGCGTTATTGCAATGCAAGCTTTAAGCAAGGCAGTAAATTTATTAATTGGAGAAAAACACCTTCAAACGACCAATCAAATTTTTACTATAATCACTTCACATCCCTGCAAAATCCTGAACAATTTAATCTGGCTCCCTATTGGAGCCTAGGCTACGCAGGCGACATAAGCTATGCCGATGCAGTTTCATTCCAAGGTTCCGTATGCGAAAAGGGATTGGCTCCAAAAAAAATAACAACTGCACAGTATGAGGGCATACAAAGCTACGCCTATCATCTTGATGCTGCACGCTTCGCTGATTTCTTAAAAACCCATTGCACCGAGAAATTAGGAGTTAAACATCTCTTCGGGCACATAAGACAGGTCAATCAAGATCAGGATGGATACATCACATCAATTGATACCGAAGAGCATGGCGTTATTGCAGCTGAGTTTTTTGTGGATTGCAGCGGCTTCTCTGCACTCATTATCGGAAAAACGCTCGACGTTCCATTTAAAAGCATTTCGGACAAATTGTTTGTCGATCATGCCATTGCCATTCAAGTGCCCTATCAGGATGAGCACAACGACCCTGTCGCCACACAAACACTTTCTACCGCTCAAAATTATGGCTGGATATGGGATATAGGCTTAACCAACCGTCGCGGTACAGGCTATGTATATTCCAGCCATTACACCGACCATGAAAGCGCGGAGCAAACCCTGAGACGCTATTTAGGCCCACAAGCTGACCACTTGGCTTCACGCAGAATTAAGATGAACATTGGTTGGAGAGAACGTTTTTGGAAAAAAAACTGTGTTGCCATAGGTATGTCAGCGGCATTCATAGAACCACTGGAAGCATCGGCTATCTTCTTGATTGAGGCAGCAGGCAATATGCTGGCAGACCAGTTCCCACGTACACGACATGAGATGCAATCTGTCGCTAAAAAATTCAACCGTTCGTTTTTGTACCGCTGGGATAAATCGGTTGAGTTTATCAAAATGCATTACTTTCTCTCACGCAGGGATGACACTCAATTTTGGATAGACAACCGCAATCCAGAGACGGTTCCAACTGCTCTAATGGACAGACTGGAACATTGGAAATCGCACCCACCAAGCCGCTATGACTTTGATAATGTTTATGAGCCATTTCCTTTGGAAAGTTATCAATACATTCTCTACGGATTGGATTTCCAAATGGATATTAACCATAAAAAATCAGCCTACCAAATGGTCGACTATGCTCAAAAGCAGTTTTCTCGCGTAAAAGAGCTGGCAGAGATAGCCGCAAAAGAACTACCTACGCATCGCGATTTGCTTAATAAGATACGCACATACAACTTTCAGTCCATATAA
- the nagK gene encoding N-acetylglucosamine kinase, with protein MAKMPLGEQPLFIGIDGGGTKCRASIMTADLQVLGTGVGGPANPFQGVQQAKDSIRTAAELALIDAGLPPSAMSELIAGAGLAGVNVPSLYDVMSAWEHPFKEMHLTTDLHIACLGAHNRDEGAVMICGTGSCGYSFVNNESLFIGGHGFPIGDKGSGAWMGLEAIQAILLAYDDLGPQTKLSESIGEFLQASGVMIVDRMFGAKQGDYAKFAIFVVDAADAGDAVAIGIAKEGAAYMSGIARKLWATNPGRMSIIGGLAPRLIPWMEKDMAEKLSPALYQPEFGAVYFAKQRFKYINNNQSVLTTAN; from the coding sequence ATGGCAAAGATGCCACTTGGCGAACAACCCTTGTTTATCGGTATTGATGGCGGAGGTACCAAGTGTCGTGCCAGTATCATGACTGCTGACTTACAGGTGTTAGGTACCGGTGTCGGTGGTCCTGCCAATCCTTTCCAAGGCGTTCAACAAGCCAAAGATTCTATCCGTACTGCTGCTGAACTTGCATTGATTGATGCAGGTTTGCCTCCTTCTGCAATGAGTGAGTTAATCGCTGGCGCTGGTCTTGCCGGTGTGAATGTTCCAAGCCTTTATGATGTTATGTCGGCGTGGGAACATCCTTTCAAAGAAATGCATCTCACTACCGATCTTCATATCGCCTGCCTTGGTGCCCACAACCGTGACGAAGGTGCGGTAATGATTTGTGGTACTGGTTCGTGCGGCTACTCTTTTGTAAATAACGAGTCCCTGTTTATCGGTGGGCATGGTTTTCCTATCGGCGATAAAGGCAGTGGTGCCTGGATGGGCCTTGAAGCTATTCAGGCAATCCTGTTGGCCTATGATGATTTGGGGCCGCAAACCAAACTGAGTGAATCTATTGGTGAGTTCCTGCAGGCATCGGGTGTTATGATCGTTGATCGCATGTTTGGAGCCAAGCAGGGCGATTATGCCAAGTTTGCTATTTTTGTAGTCGATGCTGCAGATGCAGGTGATGCCGTTGCGATTGGTATTGCCAAAGAAGGTGCGGCTTACATGAGTGGTATTGCGCGTAAGCTTTGGGCAACCAACCCTGGGCGTATGTCAATTATTGGTGGCCTTGCTCCACGCCTGATTCCCTGGATGGAAAAAGATATGGCGGAAAAGCTTTCTCCTGCGCTATATCAACCGGAATTTGGTGCCGTGTATTTCGCCAAACAGCGTTTTAAATATATTAATAATAATCAGAGTGTTTTAACCACTGCTAACTAA
- the nagP gene encoding N-acetylglucosamine MFS transporter NagP, whose product MNNEAVAVHSPPGNSKSIVLPLAMIAGLFFIFGFVTWLNGSLMPYLEVVLNLTPFQASFILFSFYIAVTVFSLPSSWVIRKVGYKNGMAIGLGVMALAALLYIPAAKTHWFALFLVAQFMMGAGQTLVQTAVNPYVVKMGPEESAARRISLMGILNKSAGIVAPLVFTALILGGMSGHPTTTPSPEEIEQMASNLVLPYIYMALVIGAVALLVKISSLPELNLHEEENDHLPIREVLQFPSLVLGVIALFLYVGVEVIAGDTIGAYGRSIGFTNFSILTSITMTCMVIGYILGILLIPRVISQQKMLSVSAVLGVLLSLAVVFGSNESTVISSMFAFLGAPSIPDTILCIALLGLANAIVWPAVWPLALSGLGKYTSTGAALLIMAIAGGAVVPVIMGALSTVVDRQTAYIVMTPCYLFILFYAVKGHKLRSWK is encoded by the coding sequence ATGAATAACGAAGCTGTCGCTGTGCATTCCCCCCCCGGAAACTCGAAAAGTATTGTGTTGCCACTGGCAATGATCGCTGGGCTATTTTTTATTTTTGGTTTTGTCACTTGGCTTAATGGTTCGTTAATGCCTTATTTGGAAGTTGTGTTGAACCTGACACCCTTTCAAGCTTCTTTTATTTTGTTTTCTTTTTATATCGCCGTTACCGTTTTCTCACTGCCATCTTCCTGGGTTATCCGCAAAGTAGGATATAAAAATGGAATGGCGATCGGTTTGGGCGTTATGGCCTTGGCTGCGTTACTTTATATTCCTGCGGCAAAAACCCATTGGTTCGCGTTGTTTTTAGTTGCGCAATTTATGATGGGGGCAGGGCAGACATTAGTGCAAACAGCGGTGAACCCCTATGTTGTGAAAATGGGGCCTGAAGAATCTGCCGCACGTCGTATTAGCTTGATGGGCATTCTCAATAAATCGGCCGGTATTGTTGCGCCTTTGGTTTTCACCGCATTGATTCTGGGTGGAATGAGTGGTCATCCAACTACAACACCATCGCCCGAAGAAATTGAACAAATGGCGAGTAATTTGGTGTTGCCATACATCTACATGGCGCTGGTGATCGGTGCTGTGGCGCTTTTGGTAAAAATATCGTCTTTGCCTGAATTGAATTTGCATGAAGAAGAGAATGATCATCTTCCCATACGCGAAGTGCTGCAATTTCCCAGCTTGGTGTTAGGCGTTATCGCGCTTTTCTTATACGTAGGTGTTGAAGTTATCGCAGGTGATACGATTGGTGCTTACGGCCGCAGTATAGGTTTCACCAATTTCTCTATTCTGACCTCCATTACCATGACCTGTATGGTGATAGGTTATATCTTGGGGATATTGTTGATTCCACGTGTCATTTCCCAGCAAAAAATGCTGTCGGTTTCTGCAGTACTCGGTGTGCTGCTGAGCTTGGCGGTGGTATTCGGCAGTAATGAGTCTACGGTTATCAGTTCAATGTTTGCCTTTCTGGGCGCACCTTCTATTCCGGATACTATTTTGTGCATTGCGCTTCTGGGCTTGGCGAATGCCATTGTGTGGCCTGCGGTATGGCCATTGGCATTGAGTGGTTTGGGTAAATACACCAGCACAGGTGCGGCCTTGTTGATCATGGCTATTGCCGGCGGTGCTGTGGTGCCGGTCATTATGGGGGCGCTGTCAACGGTTGTTGATCGCCAAACCGCTTACATAGTGATGACACCTTGCTACTTATTTATTCTTTTCTATGCGGTCAAAGGACACAAACTGCGCAGCTGGAAATAA
- a CDS encoding acyltransferase family protein, which produces MVKQRFLALDVMRGLTLALMILVNTPGSWEFVYAPLLHADWHGATPTDFVFPFFMFIVGSAMYFSVRGLSQLSFAQQSKKILRRVALLFLIGVLLSAYPFTESLSEWRVMGVLQRIALAYGFAAFIILYFGFSGRVVISTILLVGYWALLNMSSDPYSLEHNVVRQFDLSVLGASHLWQGKGMPFDPEGILSTFPSIVNVIIGFEATRVLLASEDKEKALSKLFVSALALIGLALLWNTVFPINKSLWTSPFVVLTCGVAILMLILLVKLEQSSLANAIKPVYHSFEIIGKNPLFIYVLSGLLATTMYLIPVGNESLYTALYGAFRSVTDPYFASFIFALLQVAILWFVAWVLHKRNIIISL; this is translated from the coding sequence ATGGTTAAACAACGTTTTCTGGCTTTGGATGTGATGCGTGGTTTGACCCTCGCGTTGATGATTTTGGTAAATACTCCGGGTTCCTGGGAGTTTGTGTACGCTCCACTGCTCCATGCTGATTGGCATGGAGCAACGCCCACTGATTTTGTATTCCCTTTCTTTATGTTTATTGTTGGCTCGGCCATGTACTTTTCTGTGCGTGGTTTGTCCCAGCTTTCGTTTGCGCAACAATCCAAAAAAATCCTGCGCCGTGTAGCTTTGTTGTTTTTAATCGGTGTTTTGTTATCTGCATATCCATTCACCGAGAGTTTGAGTGAGTGGCGCGTTATGGGAGTGTTGCAGCGTATCGCACTCGCATATGGTTTTGCGGCATTTATTATTTTGTATTTTGGATTTTCGGGGCGCGTTGTTATCAGCACCATTTTGTTGGTGGGATATTGGGCTCTGTTAAATATGTCATCGGATCCTTACAGTCTTGAGCACAATGTTGTGCGTCAGTTTGATCTGAGCGTGCTGGGCGCTAGCCATTTGTGGCAGGGTAAGGGTATGCCGTTTGATCCAGAAGGTATCCTCAGTACATTTCCATCGATTGTGAATGTGATCATCGGTTTTGAAGCGACGCGTGTTCTATTGGCGAGCGAAGATAAAGAAAAAGCACTGAGCAAATTATTTGTGTCCGCATTGGCGTTGATTGGTTTGGCGTTGTTGTGGAATACCGTATTTCCTATCAATAAATCCTTGTGGACCAGCCCGTTCGTTGTGTTGACCTGTGGCGTTGCTATTTTGATGTTGATTTTGCTGGTCAAGCTGGAGCAATCCTCGCTAGCAAACGCTATCAAACCTGTGTATCACAGCTTTGAAATTATTGGTAAAAACCCGCTGTTTATTTATGTATTGTCGGGTTTATTGGCAACAACCATGTATTTAATTCCTGTCGGCAATGAATCACTTTACACCGCTTTGTATGGAGCGTTCCGCAGTGTGACCGACCCTTATTTTGCCTCGTTTATTTTTGCGCTTTTACAAGTGGCTATTTTGTGGTTTGTGGCTTGGGTACTGCACAAGCGCAATATTATTATCAGCTTATAA
- the nagA gene encoding N-acetylglucosamine-6-phosphate deacetylase, which produces MKQALVGARIFTGDTFLENYAVVIADEKIEALVPAAELDANIPQILLDGGILAPGFIDLQVNGGGGAFFTNDTSVSAIKTMLDGHRPTGTTSMLPTLISDTREVHQAGVKAVADAVAAGMKGVLGVHVEGPFFDMARRGAHNERYIRTMEQADIDWLVASVKSQHEFKVMLTLAPEHAAPGQIAQLASAGVVVCAGHTDAHYESVVSALKEGLSGFTHLYNAMRPTTGREPGVVGAALEDGNSWCGIIIDTYHVHAASARVACAAKPKGKIYLVTDAMSTVGSPEKSFQIYGETIYEKEGCLVNAEGRLAGSAIGMIDAVRLNTQWVGMELSESLRMASLYPAEFMQVDNSLGRIQPDYRADLVHFTDGYRVTHTWVAGDFLRHS; this is translated from the coding sequence ATGAAACAGGCTTTGGTGGGCGCGCGCATTTTTACCGGAGACACTTTTCTGGAAAATTATGCGGTTGTGATCGCTGACGAAAAAATAGAAGCGCTGGTTCCTGCTGCGGAGTTGGATGCGAATATTCCGCAAATTTTATTGGATGGTGGCATCCTTGCGCCTGGTTTTATCGATCTGCAAGTGAATGGCGGTGGCGGTGCATTTTTTACCAATGACACCAGCGTGAGCGCTATCAAAACTATGTTGGACGGGCACCGCCCAACTGGCACAACCTCGATGTTACCTACCTTAATCAGCGATACCCGCGAAGTTCACCAAGCGGGCGTTAAAGCAGTTGCTGACGCGGTTGCTGCGGGTATGAAAGGTGTTTTGGGTGTACATGTGGAGGGACCGTTTTTTGATATGGCGCGCCGCGGTGCACACAACGAACGCTATATCCGCACGATGGAGCAAGCCGATATTGATTGGCTGGTTGCCTCTGTTAAAAGTCAGCATGAATTTAAAGTAATGCTCACGCTTGCCCCGGAACATGCGGCACCCGGCCAGATAGCACAATTGGCATCAGCAGGTGTTGTGGTCTGCGCAGGTCATACCGATGCGCATTACGAATCGGTTGTCAGCGCCTTAAAAGAAGGTCTTAGCGGTTTTACACATTTATACAACGCGATGCGCCCGACCACTGGCCGCGAACCTGGTGTGGTAGGCGCGGCATTGGAAGATGGTAATAGTTGGTGCGGCATTATTATTGATACGTACCATGTGCACGCTGCATCAGCACGCGTTGCCTGCGCAGCAAAACCCAAAGGCAAAATCTATTTAGTGACAGATGCAATGTCTACTGTCGGCTCACCTGAAAAATCATTCCAGATTTACGGCGAAACCATTTATGAAAAAGAGGGTTGCCTCGTTAATGCAGAAGGTCGGTTGGCAGGCAGCGCGATTGGCATGATTGACGCTGTGCGCTTGAATACGCAATGGGTGGGAATGGAGTTAAGTGAGAGCCTGCGTATGGCTTCGTTATACCCCGCTGAATTTATGCAGGTCGATAATTCGCTTGGTCGCATCCAACCGGACTACCGCGCAGATTTGGTACATTTTACCGATGGCTATCGTGTAACCCACACATGGGTTGCGGGCGATTTCTTACGTCATTCGTAA
- the nagB gene encoding glucosamine-6-phosphate deaminase has protein sequence MKVVILKDAAAVANYGANIFIKQISRKPDSVLGLATGSTPVALYKELIAAYQSGRVSFKNVSSFNLDEYLGLPATHPQSYRYFMNQQLFDHIDIDKNSTFVPPGDAEDPFTACALYETAIKQKGGIDVQLLGIGRNGHIGFNEPSSSLMSRTRVKTLTRATIDDNARFFAADEYQPHLSITMGIGTILESKKVVLLATGENKAEAIKATVEGPLTAACPASALQLHEQVVLVIDEAAASHLSDVEFYKHIESENQKLLERLGRN, from the coding sequence ATGAAAGTTGTTATTTTGAAAGATGCCGCTGCTGTTGCGAATTACGGCGCGAATATTTTTATCAAACAAATTAGCCGTAAACCCGATTCAGTATTGGGCTTGGCAACCGGCTCAACACCGGTAGCTCTATATAAAGAGCTTATTGCAGCCTATCAGTCCGGGCGCGTGTCTTTCAAAAATGTCAGCAGTTTTAATCTGGATGAATATTTGGGGTTGCCTGCAACCCATCCGCAAAGTTATCGCTACTTTATGAACCAACAATTATTTGATCATATTGATATCGATAAAAATTCAACCTTTGTTCCACCAGGTGATGCAGAAGATCCGTTTACCGCGTGCGCACTTTATGAAACTGCAATCAAACAAAAAGGCGGCATTGATGTGCAGTTGCTAGGCATTGGCCGTAATGGTCATATTGGTTTTAATGAGCCATCATCATCGCTGATGTCGCGCACCCGTGTGAAAACGTTAACCCGTGCAACCATTGATGATAATGCGCGCTTTTTTGCGGCAGATGAGTACCAGCCACACTTGTCTATCACCATGGGGATAGGCACCATTCTTGAATCGAAAAAAGTAGTGTTACTGGCGACCGGCGAAAATAAAGCAGAAGCGATTAAGGCTACTGTTGAAGGTCCATTAACCGCTGCTTGCCCTGCATCGGCATTGCAACTGCATGAGCAGGTTGTATTGGTCATTGATGAAGCCGCTGCTTCACACTTGTCAGATGTAGAGTTCTACAAGCACATTGAGAGCGAAAACCAAAAATTATTGGAGCGTTTGGGGCGCAATTAA
- a CDS encoding fumarate hydratase, which produces MPTVIRQQDLIDSVADALQFISYYHPVDFIQAIHKAYEREQNKAAKDAMAQILINSRMCAMGHRPICQDTGIVTVFVTVGMDVQWDAQMSLTDMVNEGVRRAYNNPDNVLRASILADPDGARKNTGDNTPAVIHYNIVPGNTVDVHVAAKGGGSEAKTKFAMLNPSDSVVDWVLKVVPEMGAGWCPPGMLGIGIGGTAEKAMLLAKEALLDPVDIQELQARGASDRYEELRIELYDKINRLGIGAQGLGGLTTVVDVKIKDYPTHAANKAIAIIPNCAATRHAHFVLNGSGPAFQTPPALEDYPEISWDVGSSVRRVNLDTVTPEDVLEWKTGETILLSGKMLTGRDAAHKKMTDLLAKGEPLPVDLKGRFIYYVGPVDPVRDEVVGPAGPTTATRMDKFTRTMLEQTGLLGMIGKSERGPTAIEAIRDNKSVYLMAVGGAAYLVAQAIKSSKVLGFPELGMEAIYEFDVKDMPVTVAVDSRGESVHTTGPQIWKAKIEEGVVTVQ; this is translated from the coding sequence ATGCCAACCGTGATTCGCCAGCAAGACCTGATCGACAGCGTCGCCGATGCGCTGCAATTTATCTCTTATTACCACCCCGTGGATTTTATCCAGGCCATCCATAAAGCCTACGAGCGCGAGCAAAACAAAGCCGCCAAGGACGCGATGGCGCAAATTCTTATCAACTCACGTATGTGTGCCATGGGGCATCGCCCGATTTGCCAGGACACCGGCATTGTCACTGTGTTTGTGACCGTGGGGATGGATGTTCAATGGGATGCGCAGATGAGCCTCACCGACATGGTGAACGAAGGTGTTCGCCGCGCTTACAACAATCCCGATAACGTATTGCGTGCATCGATTCTGGCCGATCCGGACGGTGCCCGTAAAAACACCGGTGACAACACCCCTGCTGTGATCCACTACAACATAGTTCCGGGCAATACCGTTGATGTACACGTAGCGGCTAAAGGTGGCGGATCTGAAGCAAAAACAAAATTTGCCATGCTCAACCCCTCTGACTCGGTTGTGGATTGGGTGTTGAAAGTCGTGCCCGAAATGGGTGCAGGTTGGTGCCCACCGGGCATGCTGGGAATCGGCATTGGTGGCACGGCGGAAAAAGCCATGCTGCTTGCCAAAGAGGCACTGCTTGATCCTGTCGATATCCAGGAGCTTCAAGCGCGCGGAGCCAGCGACCGCTACGAAGAATTGCGCATTGAGCTGTACGACAAAATTAATCGCTTGGGCATTGGTGCCCAAGGGCTGGGCGGTTTGACTACTGTAGTTGATGTGAAAATCAAAGATTACCCAACCCACGCTGCTAACAAAGCGATCGCGATCATCCCTAACTGCGCTGCAACGCGCCACGCACATTTTGTGTTGAATGGTTCTGGCCCTGCGTTCCAAACGCCACCGGCGTTGGAGGATTATCCGGAAATCAGTTGGGATGTAGGTAGCAGTGTTCGCCGCGTCAATCTGGATACCGTCACGCCAGAAGATGTGCTGGAGTGGAAAACCGGTGAGACGATTTTGCTCTCCGGCAAAATGTTAACCGGCCGCGATGCCGCACATAAAAAGATGACCGACCTGCTTGCCAAAGGTGAGCCGCTGCCAGTGGATCTCAAAGGTCGCTTCATTTATTACGTCGGACCGGTTGACCCGGTGCGTGATGAAGTAGTCGGTCCAGCCGGTCCAACAACGGCTACCCGTATGGATAAATTCACTCGCACTATGTTGGAACAAACGGGCTTGCTCGGGATGATCGGCAAATCCGAACGTGGCCCAACCGCCATTGAGGCGATACGCGATAACAAATCCGTTTACCTGATGGCAGTTGGCGGAGCGGCCTATCTGGTTGCGCAAGCGATCAAGTCATCCAAGGTATTGGGTTTTCCGGAATTGGGGATGGAAGCCATCTACGAATTTGATGTAAAAGACATGCCAGTGACAGTGGCGGTGGACTCACGTGGTGAATCCGTTCACACCACCGGCCCGCAAATCTGGAAGGCCAAAATAGAAGAAGGTGTAGTGACAGTCCAATAA
- a CDS encoding methyl-accepting chemotaxis protein yields MQVKNLLLIVFALVVGSLLGIYLHPIAGVVLVSALLAYVVLSNPLSIHSPIGRPAQSLNGSGTDTTGSPINHNALIETSVIVNEVVQESMSNLVAQIGIQSDAVNTLTQSFEQIKALLEQQQQATQRLLYEIDEDKSSDSISARMSLFAENTYNLLNQFVDTTVNMSASSMELVEKVGAIADQMPDVLKALKDIDQIAAQTNLLALNAAIEAARAGESGRGFAVVADEVRALSNRSAGFSLEIQKRLRGIAGAIDDLTRVVGEVASQDMTYVLQAKAEMQTVSDNLIKKADKDQLINHDMEALVGQLVNALHDAIRALQFEDMSTQNMRYTIQRLEELLPISASLEDADKDFARLSREIARYRESSYRQKHNPVSASSVESGSIDFF; encoded by the coding sequence ATGCAGGTGAAAAACCTATTGCTCATTGTCTTCGCGTTGGTCGTTGGCTCACTGCTGGGAATTTATCTCCACCCTATTGCTGGCGTGGTGTTGGTATCGGCACTTCTGGCTTATGTGGTGTTGAGCAATCCCTTATCAATTCATTCTCCTATCGGGCGGCCAGCACAATCGCTTAATGGTAGCGGCACCGATACTACCGGCTCCCCAATTAATCACAATGCGCTAATTGAAACCAGTGTCATTGTGAATGAGGTTGTACAGGAAAGTATGAGCAATCTGGTGGCGCAGATTGGCATCCAGTCCGATGCAGTCAATACCCTGACCCAATCGTTTGAACAAATCAAAGCACTGCTGGAACAACAGCAGCAAGCGACGCAGCGGCTGTTGTATGAAATTGATGAAGATAAAAGCAGCGACAGTATTTCAGCGCGTATGAGTTTGTTTGCTGAAAACACCTATAACTTGCTCAATCAGTTTGTGGATACCACAGTCAATATGAGTGCCTCCTCAATGGAGCTGGTAGAAAAAGTAGGTGCTATTGCCGACCAAATGCCCGATGTCCTCAAAGCATTAAAGGACATCGATCAAATTGCTGCGCAAACTAATTTACTTGCGCTGAATGCGGCAATTGAAGCCGCGCGTGCAGGTGAAAGTGGGCGAGGGTTCGCAGTTGTTGCCGATGAGGTGCGGGCGCTCTCCAATCGCTCAGCCGGGTTTAGTTTGGAAATCCAAAAGCGTTTGAGAGGAATTGCTGGTGCCATTGATGATTTGACCCGTGTGGTAGGCGAGGTCGCATCGCAAGATATGACTTATGTGTTGCAAGCCAAAGCAGAAATGCAAACGGTCAGCGATAACCTGATCAAAAAAGCCGATAAAGACCAGTTAATAAATCACGATATGGAGGCGCTGGTTGGGCAGTTGGTAAACGCATTGCACGATGCGATCCGCGCACTGCAGTTTGAAGATATGTCAACGCAAAATATGCGCTATACCATTCAACGCCTTGAAGAGCTGTTACCCATCAGTGCATCGCTCGAAGATGCCGACAAAGATTTTGCACGCCTTAGCCGTGAAATAGCCCGCTACCGTGAATCATCCTACCGCCAAAAACATAATCCAGTGTCGGCCAGTTCAGTTGAAAGTGGCTCAATCGATTTCTTCTAA
- a CDS encoding STAS domain-containing protein produces the protein MSNLAVIRMPKRFDYSSSAEFNNAMAAALEHPGTITLDCIELEYIDSAGIGLLVMSQKKAQSRQSKIVLTNLKSSPKEILQLANLQKIIDFN, from the coding sequence ATGTCCAATCTTGCTGTCATTAGAATGCCAAAGCGTTTTGATTATTCCTCCAGTGCAGAATTTAATAATGCCATGGCTGCAGCATTAGAGCATCCAGGCACCATTACCCTTGATTGCATAGAGTTGGAATATATCGATAGCGCGGGCATAGGTTTGTTGGTGATGTCGCAAAAAAAAGCCCAATCACGCCAATCAAAAATTGTATTGACCAACTTGAAGTCATCCCCAAAGGAAATTTTACAGCTGGCAAACTTACAGAAAATTATTGATTTCAATTGA
- a CDS encoding STAS domain-containing protein, whose product MISIDSTIALQGVTDKRVENIESMEGSHVIKGAAMSQQANIILPSRFDYGYHKEFQRQCTEHLDNQSITGIVFDFSRVEYLDSAALGMMMMWQRRAVAAQKKMMIKGAKGATAQILEMANMKRIFEYI is encoded by the coding sequence TTGATTTCAATTGACTCAACCATCGCCTTACAAGGTGTTACAGATAAAAGAGTTGAGAATATTGAAAGTATGGAAGGTAGTCATGTTATTAAAGGTGCAGCCATGAGCCAGCAAGCAAACATTATACTTCCCAGCCGGTTTGATTACGGCTATCACAAAGAATTTCAGCGGCAATGTACAGAGCATCTCGACAATCAAAGCATTACAGGAATTGTGTTTGATTTTAGCCGGGTAGAGTATTTGGACAGTGCGGCATTGGGCATGATGATGATGTGGCAGCGCCGTGCGGTAGCTGCACAGAAAAAAATGATGATTAAGGGTGCAAAAGGTGCAACGGCGCAAATATTGGAAATGGCAAATATGAAAAGGATATTCGAGTACATTTAA